Proteins encoded by one window of Microplitis demolitor isolate Queensland-Clemson2020A chromosome 6, iyMicDemo2.1a, whole genome shotgun sequence:
- the LOC103570521 gene encoding uncharacterized protein LOC103570521, which translates to MKICIFVLAILACAAAYPQGEGESTVCQTHCVKAEECDMVGPGTCGDGLTCCQIVTREFRTTCRQHGGECMKESCAEHLRVEPNLADCKSEETCCILV; encoded by the exons atgaagatttgtatttttgttttggcCATTCTTGCGTGCGCAGCCGCTTATCCTCAAG gTGAAGGTGAATCGACAGTGTGTCAAACACACTGCGTCAAAGCTGAAGAATGTGACATGGTTGGACCTGGAACTTGCGGAGATGGCTTAACTTGCTGTCAAATTG tgaCTCGTGAATTTCGTACAACATGCAGACAACACGGTGGTGAATGTATGAAGGAATCCTGCGCCGAACACTTACGTGTGGAGCCAAATCTTGCAGATTGTAAATCAGAAGAAACTTGTTGTATCCTagtatag
- the LOC103572867 gene encoding bone morphogenetic protein 4, which yields MGEHPIILSGNRDKDDEDIEDKKKKNNNNNNKIISKSSNSNKREWWSSCEKLVRRQDSPAERSSTRRHPSLVLSLSLGHGNKRGRVSISSLLAGFLLVSLLVLSHFRATLAVPTRMEQQQQQDRHQNHHHHQYHHQAESLEAHESTDEGTRDNTEFRDDDDDELETLRRSIVEGLGLKRIPDPSKANVSQTEYERAHGEYLSRLQMSRAPGDRRRKRLHTFHATEVPSRVKRQAVDHHLFFPVEMPVDTVVDHANLRLLLATDLEENPVDVSIYRLTNSSRHLVRRERIKRLSGARWIELDTTETATYWHEGLDDNLGLELRLENTRGGNVLFSDPVFNVFTTSGRGYSRRRRSAPEQLMSLHKGRRTECRGDNKKCCRHEMTVIFKDIKGFEFIVQPKNFDAGYCKGRCPPRYNPAHHHALLQSLIWKEDKRKAPRPCCAPSKLAELEILYFDENDPTKLKVSSWKNMRVLECACS from the exons ATGGGCGAGCATCCAATAATCTTGTCAGGTAATCGAGAcaaggacgacgaagacattgaagataaaaagaaaaaaaataataataacaacaacaagaTAATAAGTAAgagtagtaatagtaataaacgTGAGTGGTGGAGTAGCTGTGAGAAGTTGGTACGTAGACAAGATTCCCCTGCAGAAAGATCATCAACGCGACGACATCCGTCACTTGTCCTGTCATTGTCACTCGGGCACGGGAATAAACGTGGGAGGGTCTCAATCTCAAGCCTCCTGGCTGGTTTTCTTCTCGTTAGTCTGCTCGTGTTGAGTCACTTCAGGGCAACTTTGGCGGTACCCACGAGAATGgaacagcaacagcaacaagaCCGACATCAGAACCACCATCATCACCAATATCATCATCAAGCTGAGAGTCTCGAGGCTCACGAGTCAACTGACGAGGGGACCAGAGACAATACTGAATTTCGTgacgatgacgatgatgagCTTGAGACCTTAAGGAGAAGCATCGTGGAGGGTCTCGGTCTCAAGAGGATACCCGATCCTTCAAAG GCGAACGTGAGTCAGACAGAGTATGAAAGAGCCCATGGAGAGTACCTGAGTAGACTGCAAATGTCGAGAGCACCTGGTGACAGGAGACGAAAGAGACTTCACACATTTCATGCCACag aagtGCCGAGTCGAGTAAAAAGACAAGCAGTGGACCATCATCTATTTTTTCCAGTAGAAATGCCTGTTGACACTGTGGTAGATCACGCGAATTTGAGGCTTCTATTGGCCACGGATTTGGAAGAAAATCCAGTGGACGTATCAATTTATCGACTGACTAATTCATCGAGACATTTGGTGAGACGAGAAAGAATCAAAAGACTTTCGGGAGCCAGGTGGATTGAATTAGACACTACTGAGACTGCAACTTACTGGCACGAAGGTCTAGATGACAATCTGGGTCTTGAGTTACGTTTGGAGAACACACGTGGTGGTAATGTCCTGTTCTCTGATCCAGTCTTCAATGTCTTTACAACATCCGGCCGCGGTTATTCACGAAGACGGAGATCAGCTCCCGAGCAACTGATGTCGCTCCACAAAGGCCGCAGAACAGAGTGTCGgggtgataataaaaaatgctgCCGACATGAAATGACTGTCATATTCAAAGACATTAAAGGCTTTGAGTTCATTGTGCAGCCGAAAAATTTCGACGCCGGTTACTGCAAAGGCCGATGTCCGCCTCGATACAATCCAGCGCATCACCATGCGCTGTTGCAGAGTTTAATATGGAAAGAAGACAAACGTAAAGCTCCGAGACCCTGTTGTGCTCCAAGCAAACTTGCcgaacttgaaattttatatttcgacGAAAACGATCCGACGAAATTGAAAGTCTCCAGCTGGAAAAATATGAGGGTTCTCGAGTGCGCGTGTTCCTAG
- the LOC103572887 gene encoding arylsulfatase B codes for MWILGFIFLCGLTSAALVKSPHIVFIIADDLGWYDVGFHGAGDIKTPNIDALAYTGVILDRYYVAPICTPSRSALMTGKYPIHTGMQHGVIMAAEPWGLPLTEKILPEYLQDLGYKNHIVGKWHLGHYMRNYTPTYRGFESHVGYWTGHQDYFDHTAVEFPDWGLDMRRNLDPAWDLHGQYSTDIFTHQAVKVISNHNSSDPLFLYLAHVAVHSANPYNPLPAPDQVVAKFDHIKDYKRRRFAAMLSKLDDSVGAVVDALKKQSMLADTVIVFTTDNGGPAAGFNDNSASNFPLRGVKNTYWEGGVRGSGFIWSKKLSKPGRVYRGLMDITDWLPTLLTVAGGNNSILPRAIDGIDMWESLNNKDPSPRRAVVHNIDDIYGAAAITVDDWKLVKGTTYRGAWDDWYGSSSWELPYDTNQVIESPAGRAMSDLEFPLTDKLIINLREESRVQCGKRNKTLAKCRALVLPCLFNIRTDPCELNNLAEENNEMLVILIDALNKINETAVPPRNVKPDPRSKPSLWDHTWSNFGDYSSASMS; via the exons ATGTGGATCCTCGGCTTCATCTTCTTGTGTGGCCTGACTTCAGCGGCCTTGGTAAAATCACCTCACATTGTTTTCATCATTGCAGATGACTTG ggaTGGTATGATGTAGGATTTCATGGTGCTGGAGATATAAAAACTCCCAACATCGACGCGTTAGCTTATACAGGAGTAATACTTGACAGATATTACGTAGCTCCAATATGTACGCCTTCTAGAAGTGCACTGATGACGGGCAAGTATCCAATTCATACTGGAATGCAGCATGGA GTAATAATGGCCGCAGAGCCGTGGGGATTACCGTTGACGGAGAAAATTTTGCCTGAATACCTCCAAGACCTTGggtataaaaatcatattgtCGGTAAATGGCACTTGGGTCATTATATGAGAAATTATACACCGACATATCGCGGATTTGAGAGTCACGTTGGTTATTGGACTGGTCATCAAGATTACTTTGATCATACAGCAGTTGAATTT CCTGACTGGGGATTGGATATGAGAAGAAACTTGGACCCAGCCTGGGATCTGCATGGCCAGTATTCAACTGACATTTTTACTCATCAAGCCGTCAAGGTAATTAGCAATCACAACTCAAGCGACCCGCTATTTTTGTACCTCGCACATGTTGCCGTCCATTCAGCGAACCCGTACAATCCTCTTCCAGCACCCGATCAAGTCGTCGCTAAATTTGATCACATAAAAGATTACAAGCGAAGACGTTTCGCGGCAATGTTGAGCAAATTAGACGACTCTGTTGGTGCAGTCGTTGATGCCTTGAAGAAACAATCGATGCTTGCTGATACCGTAATTGTATTTACGACCGACAATGGCGGTCCTGCTGCAGGATTTAATGATAACTCAGCATCTAATTTCCCTCTTCGTggtgttaaaaatacttattgggaag GTGGAGTCAGAGGTAGTGGATTTATttggtcaaaaaaattatcaaaaccCGGAAGAGTTTATCGAGGACTAATGGATATTACTGACTGGCTACCAACTTTATTAACAGTAGCAGGTGGTAATAATTCAATTCTACCTAGAGCTATTGATGGTATTGACATGTGGGAGTCATTGAATAATAAAGACCCGTCGCCGCGGCGTGCTGTTGTTCACAATATCGACGACATATACGGCGCTGCTGCGATAACTGTTGACGACTGGAAGCTAGTGAAAG gTACAACTTACCGCGGCGCCTGGGACGATTGGTATGGGTCATCCAGCTGGGAACTACCTTACGATACCAATCAGGTAATCGAAAGTCCTGCAGGCAGAGCCATGTCCGATCTAGAATTTCCGCTTACTGATAAGCTGATCATCAATTTGAGAGAAGAGTCTCGGGTTCAATGCGGGAAGAGGAATAAAACTTTAGCTAAATGTCGCGCGCTTGTCTTGCCTTGTCTCTTTAACATCCGTACCGATCCCTGCGAGCTCAATAATCTTGCCGAAGA aaataatgaaatgctagtaattttaattgatgcattgaataaaattaatgaaacagCAGTACCGCCACGAAATGTTAAACCAGACCCACGATCAAAGCCAAGTCTCTGGGATCATACTTGGAGTAATTTTGGTGATTATTCATCAGCATCAATGTCATAA
- the LOC103572877 gene encoding uncharacterized protein LOC103572877 isoform X2 — protein sequence MKKNIIFRLTLMLISSDLDVIWGQDYFEVMNEQQWHNNQARNAVTKKPEVNFTPKVSIPNTIKSTVEKVTSNSGQEVECRGMTKTLSKMDRCDGRCGHESQSCMPIETVSTRVLVQRMQIGSLHSPCWEIQVEKHTRCKCDCQLMSSDCNSRQKYNQDDCTCECSNIKEMLDCSLKEDMFWNHDTCRCSCLAEEETCSTGLMWIPSLCRCAKVMMGNEVPRD from the exons aTGAAGAAGAATATAATTTTCCGCTTGACTTTAATGTTAATCAGCAGTGACCTCGATGTTATATGGGGACAAGATTACTTTGAAGTTATGAATGAACAGCAGTGGCACAAta aCCAAGCAAGAAATGCAGTAACTAAAAAACCGGAAGTAAATTTTACGCCAAAAGTATCAATACCTAATACAATTAAAAGTACGGTAGAAAAAGTTACTAGTAATTCAGGACAAGAAGTAg AGTGCCGTGGAATGACTAAAACATTGAGCAAAATGG ATCGCTGCGACGGACGGTGTGGTCATGAGAGTCAGTCCTGCATGCCTATAGAGACAGTCAGTACCCGTGTCTTGGTACAGAGAATGCAAATAGGCTCTTTACACTCTCCTTGCTGGGAAATTCAAGTTGAAAAACATACAAGATGCAA ATGCGATTGTCAACTCATGTCGAGTGATTGCAATTCCCGGCAGAAGTATAATCAAGATGACTGTACATGCGAGTGCAGTAATATCAAGGAGATGTTGGATTGTTCGCTGAAGGAAGACATGTTTTGGAATCATGATACTTGTCGTTGTTCTTGTTTAGCAGAGGAAGAGACTTGCTCGACTGGATTAATGTGGATCCCTTCGCTGTGCAG atgCGCTAAAGTTATGATGGGCAACGAAGTTCCCCgagattaa
- the LOC103572877 gene encoding balbiani ring protein 3 isoform X1 produces the protein MKKNIIFRLTLMLISSDLDVIWGQDYFEVMNEQQWHNNQARNAVTKKPEVNFTPKVSIPNTIKSTVEKVTSNSGQEVECRGMTKTLSKMGKDVICKPRPTLVKLNPDSGYIYIPDVILIDRCDGRCGHESQSCMPIETVSTRVLVQRMQIGSLHSPCWEIQVEKHTRCKCDCQLMSSDCNSRQKYNQDDCTCECSNIKEMLDCSLKEDMFWNHDTCRCSCLAEEETCSTGLMWIPSLCRCAKVMMGNEVPRD, from the exons aTGAAGAAGAATATAATTTTCCGCTTGACTTTAATGTTAATCAGCAGTGACCTCGATGTTATATGGGGACAAGATTACTTTGAAGTTATGAATGAACAGCAGTGGCACAAta aCCAAGCAAGAAATGCAGTAACTAAAAAACCGGAAGTAAATTTTACGCCAAAAGTATCAATACCTAATACAATTAAAAGTACGGTAGAAAAAGTTACTAGTAATTCAGGACAAGAAGTAg AGTGCCGTGGAATGACTAAAACATTGAGCAAAATGGGTAAGGATGTAATATGTAAACCGCGACCGACGTTGGTTAAATTGAATCCTGACTCTGGATACATTTATATTCCCGACGTGATCTTAATAGATCGCTGCGACGGACGGTGTGGTCATGAGAGTCAGTCCTGCATGCCTATAGAGACAGTCAGTACCCGTGTCTTGGTACAGAGAATGCAAATAGGCTCTTTACACTCTCCTTGCTGGGAAATTCAAGTTGAAAAACATACAAGATGCAA ATGCGATTGTCAACTCATGTCGAGTGATTGCAATTCCCGGCAGAAGTATAATCAAGATGACTGTACATGCGAGTGCAGTAATATCAAGGAGATGTTGGATTGTTCGCTGAAGGAAGACATGTTTTGGAATCATGATACTTGTCGTTGTTCTTGTTTAGCAGAGGAAGAGACTTGCTCGACTGGATTAATGTGGATCCCTTCGCTGTGCAG atgCGCTAAAGTTATGATGGGCAACGAAGTTCCCCgagattaa
- the LOC103572894 gene encoding uncharacterized protein KIAA0930 homolog isoform X2, whose amino-acid sequence MASLAGSSAGFPRPPTMLEQLLEEINFQRTKEMRQLLKDDSGFVVLQGTTYWTDLFVRHFLFQGEHTIDGDDLLFFVRKKHIKTSSRYVPKFETEVDVFRKDSKKLPIGDPDIDWEETVYLNLVVHQFDYTLTLAICTRTSPKELQVLRRHSQKVYASPSRRRMDAKGDLEEMTYPHICFMVDNFDEVFCDILVRDGEMVCVELVASDREGAVQGVIFLGSIRYDALKKVYDARSSLSTKMAQRMTFGLFSGASSQRIEFVRMKGPQGKGHAEMAVTKPKGSGAETPTSEPGYSVTDALWDADWDDAEEIFMYRHQRRLSDPSSNLNNFVRGGWRTKPDSAGTKARSENEGLDSMANGLSEIEAGDVRDELDDGAYNPLWTMRGFTQTFHFWKETRRAQSVPLNAFLTYITLPWWSIAKDILDHREDPILTF is encoded by the exons ATGGCGAGTTTAGCTGGAAGTTCTGCTGGATTTCCGAGGCCACCGACGATGCTCGAGCAATTGCTCGAAGAGATAAACTTCCAGAGGACCAAGGAGATGAGGCAGCTGCTGAAAGATg ATTCAGGTTTTGTGGTACTGCAGGGCACGACGTACTGGACGGACCTCTTCGTCAGGCACTTTCTCTTCCAAGGTGAGCACACGATCGACGGTGATGACCTTCTCTTCTTTGTGAGGAAGAAGCACATTAAAACTTCATCTCGTTATGTACCGAAATTTGAGACTGAGGTTGATGTTTTTCGTAAGGACAGCAAAAAATTACCTATAGGTGATCCTGATATTGATTGGGAGGAAACTGTTTATCTCAATCTTGTTGTTCATCAGTTTGATTACACTCTTACTCTGGCTATTTGTACCAGAACTAGTCCAAAGGAATTGCAA gtACTCAGGAGACATTCACAAAAAGTGTACGCTAGTCCAAGTCGCCGACGAATGGACGCAAAAGGGGATCTTGAAGAAATGACTTACCCGCATATATGTTTTATGGTTGACAATTTTGACGAAGTATTCTGTGATATCTTAGTTAGAGACGGAGAGATGGTTTGCGTTGAATTGGTAGCTTCCGACCGCGAAGGCGCCGTGCAAGGGGTTATTTTTCTCGGGTCTATTAGATATGACgctttaaaaaaagtctacGATGCTCGG TCAAGTCTCAGTACCAAAATGGCCCAACGCATGACTTTCGGGCTGTTTTCCGGAGCTTCTTCCCAAAGAATCGAGTTTGTTCGTATGAAAGGGCCTCAAG GAAAAGGACATGCAGAGATGGCAGTAACAAAACCAAAGGGTTCAGGAGCAGAAACTCCGACATCCGAGCCTGGTTATTCCGTAACAGACGCCCTCTGGGACGCAGATTGGGACGACGCCGAAGAAATATTCATGTATCGGCATCAGCGACGTCTCTCAGACCCAAGCtcaaatctaaataatttcgtCCGCGGCGGCTGGAGAACTAAACCCGATTCAGCAGGTACTAAAGCTCGTTCCGAGAATGAGGGACTCGATTCAATGGCCAACGGTTTGAGCGAGATCGAAGCCGGTGATGTTCGTGACG AGCTAGATGACGGGGCGTACAATCCACTGTGGACAATGCGAGGTTTCACTCAGACATTCCATTTTTGGAAGGAAACTAGGCGAGCACAATCCGTTCCTCTGAATGCATTCCTCACATATATTACTTTGCCATGGTGGAGTATTGCCAAAG atatacTGGACCATAGAGAAGATCCAATTCTCACATTTTAG
- the LOC103572894 gene encoding uncharacterized protein LOC103572894 isoform X1, with amino-acid sequence MASLAGSSAGFPRPPTMLEQLLEEINFQRTKEMRQLLKDDSGFVVLQGTTYWTDLFVRHFLFQGEHTIDGDDLLFFVRKKHIKTSSRYVPKFETEVDVFRKDSKKLPIGDPDIDWEETVYLNLVVHQFDYTLTLAICTRTSPKELQVLRRHSQKVYASPSRRRMDAKGDLEEMTYPHICFMVDNFDEVFCDILVRDGEMVCVELVASDREGAVQGVIFLGSIRYDALKKVYDARSSLSTKMAQRMTFGLFSGASSQRIEFVRMKGPQGKGHAEMAVTKPKGSGAETPTSEPGYSVTDALWDADWDDAEEIFMYRHQRRLSDPSSNLNNFVRGGWRTKPDSAGTKARSENEGLDSMANGLSEIEAGDVRDAENQASSWGGRVASPVRQKENRRSPRSRRRGSSTSRDRSDSSSKPLAKDKSDKTLTNNPRENDKRLSPRRSIGIPKRRHRRHHNIEVGTESIVTTSTTERLTDDVMQKLDTGAILVHGKEELPLGYGSNNDNRRIPSYPMDIERQERHNDSRRFDRDENSVENLRGASRRHRTRRYFSDDEILGAIRKHGLINGREDSVNGVKTNGTESNVIKSSRVSEIDDVNLENSEQDDNDLSCRSEPLKDKNANAKISSNSKVVNTSHKQSATLPRRRRRRALSGSVIGNHPLPPHRVTPDGTAIYYWCELPRRPGSQELDDGAYNPLWTMRGFTQTFHFWKETRRAQSVPLNAFLTYITLPWWSIAKDILDHREDPILTF; translated from the exons ATGGCGAGTTTAGCTGGAAGTTCTGCTGGATTTCCGAGGCCACCGACGATGCTCGAGCAATTGCTCGAAGAGATAAACTTCCAGAGGACCAAGGAGATGAGGCAGCTGCTGAAAGATg ATTCAGGTTTTGTGGTACTGCAGGGCACGACGTACTGGACGGACCTCTTCGTCAGGCACTTTCTCTTCCAAGGTGAGCACACGATCGACGGTGATGACCTTCTCTTCTTTGTGAGGAAGAAGCACATTAAAACTTCATCTCGTTATGTACCGAAATTTGAGACTGAGGTTGATGTTTTTCGTAAGGACAGCAAAAAATTACCTATAGGTGATCCTGATATTGATTGGGAGGAAACTGTTTATCTCAATCTTGTTGTTCATCAGTTTGATTACACTCTTACTCTGGCTATTTGTACCAGAACTAGTCCAAAGGAATTGCAA gtACTCAGGAGACATTCACAAAAAGTGTACGCTAGTCCAAGTCGCCGACGAATGGACGCAAAAGGGGATCTTGAAGAAATGACTTACCCGCATATATGTTTTATGGTTGACAATTTTGACGAAGTATTCTGTGATATCTTAGTTAGAGACGGAGAGATGGTTTGCGTTGAATTGGTAGCTTCCGACCGCGAAGGCGCCGTGCAAGGGGTTATTTTTCTCGGGTCTATTAGATATGACgctttaaaaaaagtctacGATGCTCGG TCAAGTCTCAGTACCAAAATGGCCCAACGCATGACTTTCGGGCTGTTTTCCGGAGCTTCTTCCCAAAGAATCGAGTTTGTTCGTATGAAAGGGCCTCAAG GAAAAGGACATGCAGAGATGGCAGTAACAAAACCAAAGGGTTCAGGAGCAGAAACTCCGACATCCGAGCCTGGTTATTCCGTAACAGACGCCCTCTGGGACGCAGATTGGGACGACGCCGAAGAAATATTCATGTATCGGCATCAGCGACGTCTCTCAGACCCAAGCtcaaatctaaataatttcgtCCGCGGCGGCTGGAGAACTAAACCCGATTCAGCAGGTACTAAAGCTCGTTCCGAGAATGAGGGACTCGATTCAATGGCCAACGGTTTGAGCGAGATCGAAGCCGGTGATGTTCGTGACG CTGAAAATCAAGCTAGCAGCTGGGGCGGCAGGGTCGCGTCCCCAGTTCGCCAGAAAGAAAATCGAAGAAGTCCTCGCTCCAGGCGACGTGGATCATCTACATCTAGAGATCGTAGTGATTCATCATCAAAGCCATTGGCTAAAGACAAATCAGATAAAACTTTAACAAATAATCCACGTGAGAACGATAAACGTTTATCACCGCGACGTTCTATCG GAATACCAAAACGACGACATCGTCGTCATCATAATATCGAAGTTGGTACCGAGTCAATTGTCACAACGTCAACTACTGAACGTTTGACAGATGATGTAATGCAGAAACTTGACACAGGAGCGATATTAGTTCATGGAAAAGAGGAACTTCCTCTAGGTTATGGAAGTAATAACGACAATCGAAGAATTCCAAGTTACCCGATGGATATTGAACGTCAAGAACGTCATAATGATTCTCGACGATTTGATAGAGATGAAAATTCCGTTGAAAATTTACGCGGAGCTTCGAGACGCCACCGCACGCGTCGCTACTTCAGTGATGATGAGATTCTCGGTGCCATACGCAAACACGGACTGATTAATGGACGTGAAGATTCAGTCAATGGAGTCAAGACCAATGGAACAGAATCGAATGTAATAAAGTCTAGTAGAGTTAGCGAAATTGATGACGTTAATCTGGAAAATTCTGAGCAGGATGACAATGATCTGAGTTGCAGAAGTGAGCCATTGAAAGACAAGAATGCAAATGCTAAAATTAGTAGTAATAGCAAGGTTGTCAATACGTCGCACAAACAAAGTGCGACATTGCCAAGAAGACGACGAAGGCGCGCGTTGTCTGGAAGTGTCATAGGAAATCATCCGCTTCCACCGCATCGTGTTACTCCGGATGGCACCGCAATCTACTACTGGTGTGAGCTTCCCCGCCGCCCCGGCTCTCagg AGCTAGATGACGGGGCGTACAATCCACTGTGGACAATGCGAGGTTTCACTCAGACATTCCATTTTTGGAAGGAAACTAGGCGAGCACAATCCGTTCCTCTGAATGCATTCCTCACATATATTACTTTGCCATGGTGGAGTATTGCCAAAG atatacTGGACCATAGAGAAGATCCAATTCTCACATTTTAG
- the LOC103572902 gene encoding spondin-1: MSWVLIRLLLLACIINLIKASCILQPAPFITTSARTPGDGGFKISISGNNSKYIPNTIYSVSIRSDPALLLTDPTANLPTFSRFRLIVDSQYSPNSPVSKVGSFQLYPDALTSFDEDCINTVIETVDYPKSEVQVMWRSPPEGSGCVIFTAMVMTSPSVWHAADGKLVKHFCEASSDDIVSPDDELGCCACDEAKYSLIMEGIWSKTTHPKDFPFSAWLTHFSDLIGASHESSFSFWGADHIATDGFRQLAEWGSASGLESELRAKSQYLRTLVKAAGLWYPNVNTNTSTSFRVDKKHPLLSVASMLGPSPDWVVGVSKLNLCQKDCSWKENLIIDLYPWDAGTDNGISYMSPNSETKPREKMKPITTMYPEDPRSPFYDASGKQMLPLAKLYIKREKVIERGCDEKLKEQIAEFEVAENTEDTSRPECATTEYTAWSSCSVTCGKGLRMRTRSYLMPEKAQMFKCNRQLVSKEMCVASVAECPGEEEDENDNLTGSLDVDPVICETTDWSEWSECSTTCGVGFRMKTRRFVNKMGRKKCPHVTLVEKDKCMGPACPSGAEEVLDPTCPVTEWSDWSPCSASCGKGVKIRTRLLMVDPSRQEECSAKVEHIQQRSCLVQADCTFDMATAKVVCMEEADVGPCRGYFQRWAFDSKKLTCISFGYGGCRGNRNNFLTFEECSSTCGIVKAALTGQQPTGQSSLGQSFTPPPVDCMVSEWSPWSPCSVTCGAGKLTSFRMIKRQPENGGRPCPRKLHRRAKCQLAPCE, encoded by the exons ATGTCTTGGGTATTAATTAGGCTATTGTTGTTAGcatgtataataaatttaataaaagcttCATGCATTTTGCAACCGGCTCCATTTATAACGACTTCAGCACGTACACCAGGAGATGGAGGGTTCAAAATATCAATAAGTGGAAATAATTCCAAGTATATTCCTAATACAATTTATTCAGTCAGCATACGAA GTGATCCAGCTTTACTGTTGACAGATCCAACGGCAAACTTGCCGACTTTTTCACGGTTCCGGCTCATAGTTGACTCGCAGTATTCTCCAAACAGTCCAGTGTCAAAAGTAGGGTCATTCCAACTCTATCCAGATGCTCTGACCTCATTTGACGAAGATTGCATCAACACAGTAATCGAGACAGTCGACTACCCAAAGTCAGAAGTCCAGGTCATGTGGAGATCTCCTCCAGAAGGCTCAGGCTGCGTAATTTTCACCGCGATGGTCATGACAAGTCCGTCAGTGTGGCACGCAGCGGATGGCAAACTTGTAAAACATTTTTGCGAGGCGTCCAGTGATGACATAGTCAGTCCAGATGATGAGCTAGGCTGCTGTGCTTGTGATGAAGCCAAGTATTCT CTTATTATGGAGGGTATTTGGTCTAAAACAACGCATCCCAAGGACTTCCCCTTCTCGGCATGGCTGACGCACTTCAGTGACCTAATTGGTGCCTCTCATGAAAGTTCATTTTCATTCTGGGGAGCTGATCATATTGCTACTGACGGATTTCGTCAATTAGCTGAGTGGGGCTCAGCATCGGGATTGGAATCTGAGTTACGAGCCAAGTCACAGTACTTGAGGACGCTTGTTAAAGCTGCTGGACTCTGGTATCCTAATGTCAATACAAATACTAGTACAAGTTTtcg AGTTGATAAAAAACATCCGTTGTTATCAGTCGCTTCGATGCTTGGACCCAGTCCTGACTGGGTAGTTGgtgtaagtaaattaaatctttGCCAGAAAGATTGCAGCTGGAAGGAGAATTTGATAATTGATTTGTATCCCTGGGATGCGGGAACTGACAATGGCATCAGTTATATGTCGCCTAATTCAGAGACCAAACCGAGGGAAAAAATGAAGCCTATTACGACCATGTATCCAGAGGATCCGAGATCGCCGTTTTATGACGCGAGTGGTAAGCAAATGCTGCCACTCGCTAAGTTGTACATCAAGAGGGAAAAAGTTATTGAGCGCGGGTGTGATGAAAAGTTGAAGGAACAAATCGCTGAATTTGAAGTTGCTGAAAATACTGAAGATACTTCGCGAC CTGAATGTGCGACAACAGAATATACTGCATGGTCTTCTTGTTCAGTCACCTGTGGCAAAGGTCTTCGCATGCGTACGCGTTCGTACTTAATGCCAGAGAAAGCGCAGATGTTTAAATGTAACAGACAATTAGTTTCTAAGGAAATGTGCGTTGCAAGTGTTGCCGAGTGTCC AGGCGAAGAAGAGGATGAGAATGACAATTTAACAGGCAGTCTCGATGTAGATCCAGTAATCTGCGAGACAACAGACTGGTCCGAGTGGTCCGAGTGCTCGACAACTTGTGGAGTAGGTTTTAGAATGAAAACTCGGAGATTTGTCAATAAAATGGGCCGCAAAAAATGCCCGCATGTTACTCTAGTAGAGAAAGACAAGTGTATGGGACCTGCGTGTCCTTCAGGAGCTGAAGAAGTACTCGATCCCACTTGTCCCGTAACCGAATGGTCAGACTGGTCTCCCTGCAGCGCGAGTTGTGGCAAAGGCGTTAAAATACGAACGAGATTGCTGATGGTCGATCCATCGCGTCAAGAAGAATGTTCTGCTAAAGTCGAACACATCCAGCAGCGATCTTGTCTAGTCCAAGCTGACTGCACCTTCGACATGGCCACCGCTAAAGTAGTTTGCATGGAAGAAGCCGACGTGGGACCTTGTCGCGGATATTTCCAGCGTTGGGCTTTTGATTCTAAAAAACTCACTTGCATTTCCTTTGGCTACGGCGGCTGTCGTGGGAATCGCAACAATTTCTTGACCTTCGAAGAGTGTTCAAGCACATGTGGAATTGTCAAAGCTGCATTAACTGGCCAGCAACCTACTGGACAGTCTAGTCTAGGACAAAGTTTCACTCCACCTCCAGTTGATTGCATGGTATCAGAATGGTCGCCTTGGTCTCCTTGCAGTGTTACTTGTGGTGCTGGAAAATTAACCAGCTTCAGAATGATCAAg AGACAGCCAGAGAATGGAGGACGTCCCTGTCCAAGAAAATTACATCGACGTGCCAAATGTCAACTTGCTCCTTGTGAATAA